A genome region from Leptolyngbya sp. CCY15150 includes the following:
- a CDS encoding DUF4440 domain-containing protein, which translates to MFTLPQEDIDAIRQIHHRWIEFEWAGNGLAVLQFCTDDVRWLVPNAAMMVGKDAARPLLESPIQIVELVTDQIEIVGHDRLAYKTSRYTTRFTTPDSDEVLTAAGTHLWILHKQPDAQWKVALVTW; encoded by the coding sequence ATGTTTACCCTACCCCAAGAAGATATCGACGCTATCCGGCAAATTCACCATCGCTGGATTGAGTTTGAATGGGCTGGCAACGGTCTGGCGGTGCTACAGTTCTGCACCGACGATGTGCGCTGGTTGGTGCCCAACGCAGCCATGATGGTCGGCAAAGACGCCGCCCGCCCTCTGCTGGAGAGTCCCATTCAAATTGTGGAATTAGTGACAGACCAGATCGAAATTGTCGGCCACGACCGGCTAGCCTACAAAACTAGTCGCTACACGACTCGGTTTACGACCCCAGACAGCGACGAGGTCTTAACCGCCGCTGGCACCCACCTCTGGATCTTACACAAGCAGCCTGATGCTCAGTGGAAAGTAGCCCTAGTCACCTGGTAA
- a CDS encoding ester cyclase → MSPQEQPIALVQAFVEAIHQQNWNRLTSVVAPNFIRHSYAGCEPSIYSRDDLVSFLKQEYTIFPDAQETIEVLIASGDRVTVRHRFRGTQTGWMETYPLLTEC, encoded by the coding sequence ATGTCACCGCAAGAACAACCGATAGCCCTAGTGCAGGCCTTTGTCGAGGCGATTCATCAGCAAAACTGGAACCGACTGACCTCCGTCGTTGCCCCTAACTTCATCCGCCATAGCTACGCCGGATGTGAACCGAGTATTTACAGCCGTGATGATTTAGTGAGCTTTCTTAAGCAGGAGTATACTATCTTTCCCGATGCCCAGGAAACCATCGAGGTCCTGATTGCATCGGGGGATCGCGTCACCGTTCGCCATCGGTTTCGGGGTACCCAAACCGGATGGATGGAGACATATCCCCTTCTGACCGAGTGCTGA
- a CDS encoding dihydrofolate reductase family protein, with protein sequence MKPLKYYVATSVDGFIAQADGSFGGFATEGDSIADYIDSLSQFDTVLMGRKTYDVGLKEGKTNPYPMLKSYVFSRTMATSPDPQVTLVSDQASQVVKQLKAELGSAIYLCGGATLAAQLFTEGLIDELILKINPFVMGQGIPLFATVIPQTQLTLIGSKIYANGVAWLRYEV encoded by the coding sequence ATGAAACCTCTGAAATACTACGTCGCCACCAGCGTCGATGGCTTTATCGCCCAAGCCGATGGCTCCTTTGGGGGCTTCGCTACCGAGGGCGACTCCATTGCCGACTACATCGACTCCCTCAGCCAGTTTGACACGGTGCTCATGGGACGCAAGACCTACGATGTCGGTCTCAAGGAGGGCAAAACCAACCCTTACCCCATGCTGAAGAGCTATGTGTTCTCGCGCACGATGGCCACCAGCCCAGACCCGCAGGTAACGTTGGTTTCAGATCAGGCGAGTCAGGTCGTGAAGCAGCTCAAGGCAGAACTTGGCAGTGCCATCTACCTCTGTGGCGGGGCCACCCTGGCGGCGCAACTGTTTACCGAAGGGCTAATTGACGAACTCATTCTCAAGATCAACCCGTTCGTAATGGGGCAAGGCATTCCCCTGTTTGCAACGGTTATCCCTCAAACGCAGCTGACACTGATCGGCAGCAAGATCTATGCCAACGGTGTCGCATGGCTACGGTATGAAGTCTAG